One Mytilus trossulus isolate FHL-02 chromosome 5, PNRI_Mtr1.1.1.hap1, whole genome shotgun sequence DNA segment encodes these proteins:
- the LOC134718329 gene encoding protein PFC0760c-like: protein MENIQTDNTENIQTDNTENIQTDNTENIQTDNTENIQTDNTENIQTDNTENIQTENTENIQTDNTDNIQTENTENIQTDDTENIQTDNTENIQTDNIENIQTDNTENIQTDNTENIQTDNTENIQTDNTENIQTDNTENIQTDNTENIQTDNTENIQTDNTESIQTDNTENIQTDNTENIQIENTENIQTDNTENIQTDNTENIQTDNIENIQTDNTENIQTDNTENIQNDNTENIQTDNTENIQTDNTENIQTDNTESIQTDNIENIQTDNTEKNIQNDNTENIQTDNTENIQTYNTEIIQTDNTENIQIENTENIQTDNTDIIQTDNTENIQTDNTENIQTDNTENIQTDNTENIQSDNTENIQTDNTENIQTDNTENIQTDNTENIQTDNTENIQTDNTENIQTDNTENIQTYNTENIQTYNTENIQTDNTENIQTDNTENIQTDNTENIQTDNTENIQTDNTENIQTDNTENIQTDNTENIQNDNTENMQTDNTENIQTDNTENIQTDNTENIQTDNTENIQNDNTENIQTDNTEIIQTDNTENIQNDNTENIQIENTENIQIENTENIQKENSENIQKEHLENIHKEHLENIHKEHLENIHKEHLENIKKNTHRTPKKRKK from the exons ATGG AGAACATCCAGACTGATAACACAGAGAACATCCAGACTGATAACACAGAGAACATCCAGACTGATAACACAGAGAACATCCAGACTGATAACACAGAGAACATCCAGACTGATAACACAGAGAACATCCAGACTGATAACACAGAGAACATCCAGACTGAAAACACAGAGAACATACAGACTGATAACACAGATAACATACAGACTGAAAACACAGAGAACATCCAGACTGATGATACAGAGAACATACAGACTGATAACACAGAGAACATCCAGACTGATAACATAGAGAACATCCAGACTGATAACACAGAGAACATCCAGACTGATAACACAGAGAACATACAGACTGATAACACAGAGAACATACAGACTGATAACACAGAGAACATCCAGACTGATAACACAGAGAACATCCAGACTGATAACACAGAGAACATCCAGACTGATAACACAGAGAACATCCAGACTGATAACACAGAGAGCATACAGACTGATAACACAGAGAACATCCAGACTGATAACACAGAGAacatacaaatagaaaacacaGAGAACATCCAGACTGATAACACAGAGAACATACAGACTGATAACACAGAGAACATCCAGACTGATAACATAGAGAACATCCAGACTGATAACACAGAGAACATCCAGACTGATAATACAGAGAACATCCAGAATGATAACACAGAGAACATCCAGACTGATAACACAGAGAACATCCAGACTGATAACACAGAGAACATCCAGACTGATAACACAGAGAGCATACAGACTGATAACATAGAGAACATCCAGACTGATAACACAGAGA AGAACATCCAGAATGATAACACAGAGAACATCCAGACTGATAATACAGAGAACATCCAGACTTATAACACAGAGATCATCCAGACTGATAACACAGAGAacatacaaatagaaaacacaGAGAACATACAGACTGATAACACAGATATCATCCAGACTGATAACACAGAGAACATCCAGACTGATAACACAGAGAACATCCAGACTGATAACACAGAGAACATCCAGACTGATAACACAGAGAACATCCAGTCTGATAACACAGAGAACATCCAGACTGATAACACAGAGAACATACAGACTGATAACACAGAGAACATCCAGACTGATAACACAGAGAACATCCAGACTGATAACACAGAGAACATCCAGACTGATAACACAGAGAACATCCAGACTGATAACACAGAGAACATCCAGACTTATAACACAGAGAACATCCAGACTTATAACACAGAGAACATCCAGACTGATAACACAGAGAACATCCAGACTGATAACACAGAGAACATACAGACTGATAACACAGAGAACATACAGACTGATAACACAGAGAACATCCAGACTGATAACACAGAGAACATCCAGACTGATAACACAGAGAACATCCAGACTGATAACACAGAGAATATCCAGAATGATAACACAGAGAACATGCAGACTGATAACACAGAGAACATCCAGACTGATAACACAGAGAACATCCAGACTGATAACACAGAGAACATACAGACTGATAACACAGAGAACATCCAGAATGATAACACAGAGAACATCCAGACTGATAACACAGAGATCATCCAGACTGATAACACAGAGAACATCCAGAATGATAACACAGAGAacatacaaatagaaaatacaGAGAACATCCAAATAGAAAATACAGAGAACATCCAAAAAGAAAACTCAGAGAATATCCAAAAAGAACACTTGGAAAACATCCATAAAGAACACTTGGAAAACATCCATAAAGAACACTTGGAAAACATCCATAAAGAACACTTGGAAAACATCAAAAAGAACACACACAGAACAcccaaaaagagaaaaaaataa